One Channa argus isolate prfri chromosome 15, Channa argus male v1.0, whole genome shotgun sequence DNA segment encodes these proteins:
- the elof1 gene encoding transcription elongation factor 1 homolog, whose amino-acid sequence MGRRKSKRKPPPKKKMTGNLDTQFTCPFCNHEKSCDVKMERTRNTGIISCSVCLEEFQTPITYLSEPVDVYSDWIDACEAANQ is encoded by the exons ATGGGCCGCAGAAAGTCAAAGAGGAAACCCCCtcctaaaaagaaaatgacaggaaaCCTGGACACCCAGTTCACGTGCCCTTTCTGTAACCACGAGAAATCCTGCGATGTCAAAAT GGAACGAACACGCAACACAGGAATTATATCATGCAGTGTTTGTTTGGAGGAGTTCCAGACACCAATAACCT ATCTGTCCGAACCTGTGGATGTTTACAGCGACTGGATCGATGCCTGTGAAGCAGCCAATCAGTAG